A region from the Variovorax sp. V93 genome encodes:
- a CDS encoding DUF1841 family protein, whose translation MFNPSQEDVRRFFCDVYAKHLQGLPMEALETIAAGWIDAHPEYHEDLADADAAVARVYDGSNGRENPFLHLSMHLSISEQCSIDQPRGIRQAVELLAARRGSLLDAHHEAMECLGQMMWESQRAGRPPDGDGYVACVQRRATKD comes from the coding sequence ATGTTCAATCCCTCCCAGGAAGACGTGCGCCGCTTCTTTTGCGACGTGTACGCCAAGCACCTCCAAGGCCTGCCGATGGAAGCGCTCGAGACGATTGCCGCGGGATGGATCGACGCGCACCCCGAATACCACGAGGACCTGGCCGACGCCGATGCCGCCGTGGCCCGCGTGTACGACGGTTCGAACGGCCGCGAGAACCCGTTCCTGCACTTGTCGATGCATCTTTCGATCAGCGAGCAGTGCTCCATCGACCAGCCGCGAGGCATCCGCCAGGCCGTCGAGCTGCTGGCTGCCCGCCGTGGCTCGCTGCTCGACGCGCATCACGAGGCCATGGAGTGCCTCGGCCAGATGATGTGGGAGAGCCAGCGCGCCGGCCGCCCGCCCGATGGCGACGGCTACGTCGCGTGCGTGCAGCGGCGTGCAACCAAGGACTAA
- a CDS encoding Mur ligase family protein — protein MSFSDQLHACHERLVSVCAALPAPYPAFTLFFSVSDGSQRAHVVHARAADFETAWHEGAEAVERWVRDCGIVSPWLRIDWVEGASPMDWAQFKAQLAGVKRNYFRLGLAFDQDFETAFTEQELNANAMLSGDSTIAHAVVNVRNFEAYGQARFARALPLELPADRRVYLLATVGVFCQADGVVHKLVGTGLDAGRRQAPALTPQSALDLVRSGASYLARQVQDDGLFVYGYFPCFDRRIPTYDAMRHASVLSAMIEAWELVRDDKLRLAIDRALDHLANTLIRSYTLADGTEVAFLVDTGEEIRLGGNAACVLALVKYCEAMDTRDWLPLLEKLALGIASLQDGATGSFSHVLHAGDLRVKQASRVIYYDGEAAYGLMRLYGLTRDARWLAVVEKAFDHFIASQHWQAHDHWLSCCVNELTRWNPQEKYFRFGLQNVAGYLDFVLDRKTTFPTLLELMLAAQQMLQRLEATPAMRHLLDELDTEKFYRALEYRAHYLQNGFFWPEMAMYFRRPSTIVGSFFIRHHAFRVRIDDVAQYVSGFVAYRRYLLERPAVPGAGSARDDGGAAWTASEMARVTGGEWVVRPEDGWRASGVTQRSFLRKGRVVFEHQPRPSKTPLAAVALKGVLQPAAAVLCTDPAPHLDKRVPVLQVDDVPQAVLALGAHARTEFTGRVCGVLGSGTTGSTVAAMLADALAVWGEVGRPEGNVSLPSGMAWNLTCMPRHAAYWVLEMGSPHMLASTQLVRPMLAVVTGLSAASQKHRGPSEAAARMDSRIFEGMAPGDSAVLNRDLPEFATFAEAAMAHQLQIVTYGEHRDADVRLLSFDHGEVQAQVLGEPFQLRLNAPGRHMGASAVAALAALQAMRLKLAAAVEPFAQFEPPGGRGALHTIHIGGGSFKLIDETYDANPSSMRAALELLSQAPCEPARRVAILGDMQELGPAAQRHHLDLEPELLASQPDRVLLCGPLMRALHARIRTKVRSHWFVDVSDLSTALGGLLQPGDWVLAKSSAGVGLSRLARVLKALP, from the coding sequence ATGTCCTTCTCCGACCAGCTCCATGCCTGCCACGAGCGCCTGGTCTCGGTGTGTGCGGCGTTGCCGGCGCCTTATCCGGCCTTTACGCTTTTCTTCTCGGTGAGCGACGGGTCGCAGCGCGCGCACGTGGTGCACGCGCGCGCGGCCGACTTCGAAACCGCGTGGCACGAAGGTGCCGAGGCCGTGGAGCGCTGGGTGCGCGACTGCGGCATCGTCTCGCCATGGCTGCGCATCGACTGGGTCGAGGGCGCAAGCCCGATGGACTGGGCGCAGTTCAAGGCCCAGCTCGCCGGCGTCAAGCGCAACTACTTCCGCCTCGGCCTGGCCTTCGACCAGGACTTCGAGACCGCGTTCACCGAGCAGGAGCTCAACGCCAACGCCATGCTGAGCGGCGATTCGACCATTGCGCATGCGGTGGTGAATGTGCGCAACTTCGAGGCCTATGGCCAGGCGCGCTTCGCACGTGCGCTCCCGCTCGAGCTGCCGGCCGACCGGCGGGTCTACCTGCTGGCGACGGTGGGCGTCTTCTGCCAGGCCGACGGCGTCGTGCACAAGCTCGTGGGCACGGGGCTCGATGCCGGACGCCGCCAGGCGCCGGCCCTCACTCCGCAGTCGGCGCTCGACCTGGTGCGCAGCGGCGCGTCGTACCTCGCGCGCCAGGTGCAGGACGACGGGCTCTTCGTGTACGGCTACTTTCCGTGCTTCGACCGGCGCATTCCGACCTATGACGCGATGCGCCACGCGAGCGTGCTGAGCGCCATGATCGAGGCGTGGGAGCTCGTGCGCGACGACAAGCTGCGCCTGGCCATCGACCGCGCGCTCGATCATCTCGCGAACACGCTCATCCGCAGCTACACGCTCGCCGACGGCACCGAGGTCGCTTTCCTCGTCGACACCGGCGAAGAGATCAGGCTGGGCGGCAATGCCGCCTGCGTGCTGGCCCTGGTCAAGTACTGCGAGGCCATGGACACGCGCGACTGGCTGCCGCTGCTGGAAAAGCTGGCGCTGGGCATCGCGTCGCTGCAGGACGGCGCCACCGGCAGCTTCAGCCACGTGCTGCATGCCGGCGACCTGCGCGTGAAGCAGGCCTCGCGCGTCATCTACTACGACGGCGAGGCGGCCTACGGCCTCATGCGCCTTTACGGCCTCACGCGCGATGCAAGGTGGCTCGCCGTGGTCGAGAAGGCCTTCGACCACTTCATCGCGAGCCAGCACTGGCAGGCGCACGACCACTGGCTGAGCTGCTGCGTCAACGAACTCACGCGCTGGAACCCGCAGGAAAAGTACTTTCGCTTCGGCCTGCAGAACGTGGCCGGGTACCTGGACTTCGTGCTCGACCGCAAGACCACCTTTCCGACGCTGCTCGAGCTCATGCTCGCGGCCCAGCAGATGCTGCAGCGGCTCGAGGCCACGCCCGCCATGCGGCACCTGCTGGACGAGCTCGACACCGAGAAGTTCTACCGCGCGCTGGAGTACCGCGCCCACTACCTGCAGAACGGCTTCTTCTGGCCCGAGATGGCGATGTACTTCCGCCGGCCTTCCACCATCGTCGGCTCCTTCTTCATCCGGCACCACGCGTTCCGGGTGCGCATCGACGACGTGGCGCAGTACGTGTCGGGCTTCGTGGCCTATCGCCGCTACCTGCTGGAGCGCCCGGCCGTGCCCGGCGCGGGGAGCGCGAGGGACGACGGCGGCGCCGCCTGGACCGCGAGCGAAATGGCGCGCGTGACCGGCGGCGAATGGGTGGTGCGCCCGGAAGACGGCTGGCGCGCCAGCGGCGTGACGCAGCGCTCCTTCCTGCGCAAGGGCCGCGTGGTGTTCGAGCACCAGCCGCGGCCCTCGAAGACGCCGCTGGCCGCGGTGGCGCTCAAGGGCGTGCTGCAGCCGGCGGCCGCCGTGCTGTGCACCGATCCCGCACCGCACCTCGACAAGCGGGTACCGGTGCTCCAGGTGGACGACGTGCCGCAGGCCGTGCTCGCGCTGGGCGCGCATGCGCGCACCGAATTCACGGGGCGCGTCTGCGGCGTGCTGGGCAGCGGCACGACCGGCAGCACCGTGGCCGCGATGCTGGCCGACGCCCTGGCCGTGTGGGGCGAGGTTGGCCGGCCCGAAGGCAACGTCAGCCTGCCCTCGGGCATGGCCTGGAACCTGACCTGCATGCCGCGGCATGCGGCCTACTGGGTGCTGGAGATGGGCTCGCCGCACATGCTGGCCTCGACCCAGCTGGTGCGGCCGATGCTGGCCGTGGTGACGGGGCTGTCGGCCGCGTCGCAAAAGCACCGCGGGCCTTCGGAAGCCGCCGCGCGCATGGACAGCCGCATCTTCGAGGGCATGGCGCCCGGCGACAGCGCGGTGCTGAACCGCGACCTCCCCGAGTTCGCGACCTTTGCCGAAGCCGCCATGGCGCACCAGCTGCAGATCGTGACCTATGGCGAGCACAGGGACGCCGACGTGCGGCTGCTCTCGTTCGACCATGGCGAGGTGCAGGCCCAGGTGCTCGGCGAGCCGTTCCAGCTTCGGCTCAATGCGCCGGGGCGCCACATGGGCGCGAGCGCCGTGGCGGCGCTGGCGGCCCTGCAAGCGATGCGCCTGAAGCTGGCCGCCGCGGTCGAGCCCTTTGCGCAGTTCGAGCCGCCGGGCGGACGGGGCGCGCTGCACACCATCCACATCGGCGGCGGCAGCTTCAAGCTGATCGACGAAACCTACGACGCCAACCCGAGTTCGATGCGCGCCGCGCTCGAGCTGCTGTCGCAGGCACCCTGCGAGCCGGCACGGCGCGTGGCGATCCTCGGCGACATGCAGGAGCTCGGCCCCGCCGCGCAGCGCCACCACCTGGACCTGGAGCCCGAGCTGCTCGCATCCCAGCCCGACCGCGTGCTGCTGTGCGGCCCGCTGATGCGGGCGCTGCATGCGCGCATCCGCACCAAGGTGCGCTCGCACTGGTTCGTCGATGTGTCCGATCTGTCGACCGCGCTGGGCGGTCTGCTGCAGCCCGGCGACTGGGTGCTGGCCAAGAGTTCTGCCGGCGTCGGCCTGTCCCGGCTGGCCCGGGTTCTGAAAGCATTGCCATGA
- a CDS encoding TolC family protein, with amino-acid sequence MMGRNLAGRRRTGPGVLCAVLCASFALPPGALAQEAPAQLAAARRLSAPSIGAASYAQRVKQALIALSQDYPEVQTAQAAANTSSFGVDAAKKARYPRFKMGTASGTYNSGADNARSESYTVLTAEARLSLIDGGAMNAAVRAAEAGNQADDEAVATTSQKVVLDALTAYLQVQRFDLKKQIARKSTEVVAELSKAEARRVALGAAGENDLNMAAARRASVAARESDFQAQRDEALAKFNTYFRFTPNTDSLPVLAAPAYWRIASQEEALRRAEERSTEIAEAKGRVARAQALVDQQEASIWPTVDAVVVKSKDPRGVSPQDPTRAAFELNWNFGNGFDRQLRLKSALAEVANQEAKLEGVKLNLLELTSASWARTVSGRERERQLAEAVSTSGQAFRGRRRLMEFGRETLPAVLDAQLDYYNLLFDYVDAVFDLRITELRLARTTGELRIDPDASNAWIDRIFGPPNRPALSEDGLLTALCISSNAGCASEPVADRGATATAANPPLRRAARLANR; translated from the coding sequence ATGATGGGCCGCAACCTGGCTGGCCGGCGCCGAACGGGCCCCGGTGTTCTTTGCGCAGTGCTGTGCGCGAGCTTCGCGCTTCCTCCTGGCGCCCTGGCGCAGGAGGCGCCCGCGCAGCTGGCGGCGGCGCGCCGGCTTTCCGCGCCGTCGATCGGCGCCGCCAGCTATGCGCAGCGCGTCAAGCAGGCGCTCATTGCGCTGTCGCAGGACTACCCCGAAGTGCAGACCGCGCAAGCCGCCGCCAACACCAGCAGCTTTGGCGTGGACGCCGCCAAGAAGGCCCGCTACCCGCGCTTCAAGATGGGCACCGCCTCCGGCACCTACAACAGCGGCGCGGACAACGCCAGGAGCGAGAGCTACACCGTGCTCACCGCCGAGGCGCGCCTGAGCCTGATCGACGGCGGTGCCATGAACGCCGCGGTGCGCGCCGCCGAGGCCGGCAACCAGGCCGACGACGAGGCCGTCGCCACCACCTCGCAGAAGGTGGTGCTCGATGCACTGACCGCCTACCTGCAGGTGCAGCGCTTCGACCTCAAGAAGCAGATTGCGCGCAAGTCCACCGAGGTGGTGGCCGAGCTCTCGAAGGCCGAGGCTCGCCGCGTGGCGCTGGGCGCCGCCGGCGAGAACGACCTCAACATGGCGGCCGCGCGCCGCGCCAGCGTGGCTGCGCGCGAGTCCGACTTCCAGGCGCAGCGCGACGAGGCGCTGGCCAAGTTCAACACCTACTTCAGGTTCACGCCCAACACCGATTCGCTGCCCGTGCTGGCCGCGCCCGCGTACTGGCGCATCGCCTCGCAGGAAGAGGCCCTGCGCCGCGCCGAGGAGCGCAGCACCGAGATCGCCGAAGCCAAGGGCCGCGTGGCGCGCGCCCAGGCCCTGGTCGACCAGCAGGAGGCCAGCATCTGGCCGACCGTGGACGCGGTGGTCGTCAAGAGCAAGGACCCGCGCGGCGTGTCGCCGCAAGACCCGACGCGCGCGGCCTTCGAGCTCAACTGGAACTTCGGCAACGGCTTCGACCGCCAACTGCGCCTGAAGTCGGCCCTGGCCGAAGTCGCCAACCAGGAAGCCAAGCTCGAAGGCGTGAAGCTCAACCTGCTGGAGCTCACCTCGGCCTCATGGGCGCGCACCGTGTCCGGACGCGAGCGCGAGCGGCAGCTGGCGGAGGCCGTCAGCACATCGGGCCAGGCCTTCCGCGGGCGCCGCCGGCTGATGGAATTCGGCCGCGAAACACTGCCCGCGGTGCTCGACGCGCAGCTCGACTACTACAACCTGCTGTTCGACTACGTCGACGCCGTGTTCGACCTGCGCATCACCGAGCTGCGCCTGGCGCGCACCACCGGCGAACTGCGCATCGACCCGGACGCGAGCAACGCCTGGATCGACCGCATCTTCGGCCCGCCGAACCGCCCCGCGCTGAGCGAAGACGGCCTGCTCACCGCGCTGTGCATCTCGAGCAACGCAGGCTGCGCGAGCGAGCCCGTGGCCGACCGCGGTGCCACCGCAACCGCGGCGAACCCGCCGCTGCGCCGGGCCGCGCGGCTGGCAAATCGCTGA
- a CDS encoding HlyD family type I secretion periplasmic adaptor subunit: MKSDLPQILQDEDHKRATQTSPEGRRRKWVIGGAVALLAVVGLGFPMETVVVAPGRVIPSDRVKSIQHLEGGIVSNVLVKEGDRVTQGQSLVEIDLGGSGLNFEELTARYAATQATRIRLMAESRGQPLRRESFAADIDESVLDGETGAYEARALEQRGVMAGAVSGLEGARSKQLEQQAKVKGLNDRLALMQKELEISEQLLNEKLVGQVEVLEKRRQVEGVRSELAVARQGAISASAAITEAQAKMAEAEGRFRRRASDELAAVERQFASLSEDLARARTQRSRTMVKAPADGIVKGLRSASPGWVIKPGEAIMEVVPDKDEVMIEARLNPNDRGFVEVGQAARVKITAYDYLRYGAVEGKVTLVAADADRDPAIANSAPYYRILVSTDQAYVGREENRVTAGMESEVDLKVGTDPFIWYILRPVLKLRREAFREP, translated from the coding sequence TTGAAATCAGATTTGCCGCAGATACTTCAGGACGAGGATCACAAGCGCGCCACGCAGACATCGCCCGAGGGCCGGCGCCGAAAGTGGGTCATTGGCGGTGCGGTTGCGCTGCTGGCCGTTGTGGGCCTGGGCTTTCCGATGGAAACCGTGGTGGTGGCGCCGGGCCGCGTGATCCCGTCGGACCGCGTCAAGTCGATCCAGCATCTGGAAGGCGGCATCGTCAGCAACGTGCTGGTCAAGGAAGGCGACAGGGTCACGCAGGGCCAGTCGCTGGTGGAGATCGACCTGGGCGGCAGCGGCCTCAATTTCGAGGAACTCACCGCGCGCTATGCCGCCACCCAGGCCACCCGCATCCGGCTCATGGCCGAGAGCCGCGGGCAGCCGCTCAGGCGCGAGAGCTTTGCCGCCGACATCGACGAGAGCGTGCTCGACGGCGAGACCGGCGCCTACGAGGCGCGCGCGCTCGAGCAGCGCGGCGTAATGGCCGGTGCGGTGTCGGGCCTGGAGGGCGCGCGCAGCAAGCAGCTCGAGCAGCAGGCCAAGGTCAAGGGCCTGAACGACCGCCTCGCGCTGATGCAGAAGGAACTCGAGATCTCGGAACAGCTGCTCAATGAAAAGCTGGTCGGGCAGGTCGAGGTGCTCGAGAAGCGCCGGCAGGTCGAAGGCGTGCGAAGCGAGCTGGCCGTGGCGCGCCAGGGCGCCATTTCCGCGAGCGCCGCCATCACCGAGGCGCAGGCCAAGATGGCCGAGGCCGAAGGCCGCTTCCGGCGCCGCGCGTCCGACGAGCTGGCCGCCGTGGAGCGCCAGTTCGCGAGCCTGAGCGAAGACCTCGCGCGTGCACGCACCCAGCGTTCCCGCACCATGGTGAAGGCGCCCGCCGACGGCATCGTCAAGGGGCTGCGCAGCGCCAGCCCGGGCTGGGTCATCAAGCCCGGCGAAGCCATCATGGAAGTGGTGCCCGACAAGGACGAGGTCATGATCGAGGCCCGCCTGAATCCGAACGACCGCGGCTTCGTCGAAGTCGGCCAGGCGGCGCGCGTGAAGATCACGGCCTACGACTACCTGCGCTACGGCGCGGTCGAAGGCAAGGTCACCCTGGTGGCCGCCGATGCCGACCGCGATCCGGCCATTGCCAATTCGGCGCCGTACTACCGCATCCTCGTCAGCACCGACCAGGCCTACGTGGGGCGCGAAGAAAACCGCGTCACCGCCGGCATGGAGTCGGAGGTCGACCTGAAGGTGGGGACCGATCCGTTCATCTGGTACATCCTTCGTCCCGTGCTCAAGCTGCGGCGCGAAGCCTTCCGCGAACCATGA
- the pal gene encoding peptidoglycan-associated lipoprotein Pal, with protein sequence MKNSSSYRILTIVALAASLAACGTASKSGREDATYYYSNKAPVAKVEPPPPAPVQNGPVALKIVYFDFDKYDIKPQYRNVVEAHASYLRNRPASKVVIEGHTDLRGGREYNLALGQRRAESVQRALTQLGVPGERIEAVSWGIEKPASLETTEEGHQLNRRAEFSYR encoded by the coding sequence ATGAAGAACAGCAGCAGCTACCGGATACTGACCATCGTCGCCCTTGCAGCAAGCCTTGCCGCTTGTGGAACGGCCTCCAAGAGCGGACGCGAAGACGCGACCTACTACTACTCGAACAAGGCGCCGGTGGCGAAGGTGGAACCGCCCCCGCCCGCACCGGTGCAGAACGGTCCCGTCGCGCTGAAGATCGTGTACTTCGACTTCGACAAATACGACATCAAGCCGCAGTACCGCAACGTGGTGGAAGCGCATGCGAGCTATCTCAGGAACCGTCCCGCCAGCAAGGTGGTGATCGAGGGCCACACCGACTTGCGCGGCGGCCGCGAATACAACCTCGCGCTGGGCCAGCGCAGGGCCGAATCCGTGCAGCGCGCGCTCACGCAGCTTGGCGTGCCGGGCGAACGCATCGAGGCCGTCAGCTGGGGCATCGAAAAACCTGCATCGCTCGAAACCACCGAGGAGGGCCATCAGCTCAATCGCCGAGCCGAATTCAGCTACCGCTGA
- a CDS encoding peptidase domain-containing ABC transporter yields MIKFLLPSQLVAEVPEKPGASPYAGALHTAFRAAYPLVKSAAWRSLPISLFGLLPSIFLLQVYDRVLSRSGVSTLAALVCGILFFLCIEFWLRSGRSRLLRNAGAIIDHGVSGALLHSMLNRPLRALEARPASIWHQFFRDVASVRGTVTGGLAQSIFDLPMAVFALAVIGIVALPVLPVVVLFLAIMVFLAWWWADEVRSGRVEEVQRGRGLDRMTSEICNARETLKTQANDGPTIEMWRQSYNSWLSESFSKNGQIETARDGTTVLMMVFSVIVVTVGAISVMEQWMTVGGLVASNMLALKALQPVAGLVSSWRSLAAAKEAAKRLETVLGEPVEKAPTGMTLPQPLGRVTLKDVSFSFTEDAHRPVLENVDLDIGPGGLHVIVGRNGAGKSTLVKLLSGLYTPTRGVISIGEYDLSQFGREELSRWISYLSQEVYWFGGPLIDTMRRTAPGQSDEQVVAACKLSGAHDFISRMPDGYRTVVGEGGTGLSVGERRKLALAMSFLRKPSVLVLDEPSNDLDFQSERTLLATLLAVAKVRTVVVVTHSLRIVSAASVVYHVTGQGNVEQGTAAVMVPKLFGVKKALVALPDSTAGEDDAEAHPQQGAAANRSMA; encoded by the coding sequence ATGATCAAGTTTCTCTTGCCCAGCCAACTGGTGGCCGAGGTGCCCGAAAAACCAGGTGCGAGTCCGTATGCGGGTGCCCTGCACACCGCGTTCCGGGCTGCCTACCCGCTGGTCAAGAGCGCGGCCTGGCGCTCGCTGCCCATCAGCCTCTTCGGCCTGCTGCCATCGATCTTCCTGCTCCAGGTGTATGACCGCGTGCTGTCGCGCAGCGGCGTCTCGACGCTGGCCGCGCTGGTGTGCGGCATCCTGTTCTTTCTTTGCATCGAGTTCTGGCTGCGGTCGGGGCGTTCGCGCCTGTTGCGCAATGCGGGCGCCATCATCGACCACGGCGTGTCGGGCGCGCTGCTGCATTCGATGCTCAATCGTCCGCTGCGTGCGCTCGAAGCGCGCCCGGCCTCGATCTGGCACCAGTTCTTCCGCGACGTGGCCTCGGTGCGCGGCACCGTCACCGGCGGCCTGGCGCAGTCGATCTTCGACTTGCCGATGGCGGTCTTCGCACTGGCCGTGATCGGCATCGTGGCCTTGCCGGTCTTGCCGGTGGTGGTGCTGTTCCTTGCCATCATGGTCTTCCTGGCTTGGTGGTGGGCCGACGAGGTGCGCAGCGGGCGGGTCGAGGAAGTGCAGCGCGGCCGCGGCCTCGACCGCATGACCTCGGAAATCTGCAACGCGCGCGAAACGCTCAAGACGCAGGCCAACGACGGTCCCACCATCGAGATGTGGCGCCAGTCCTATAACTCCTGGCTGAGCGAAAGCTTCAGCAAGAACGGGCAGATCGAAACCGCGCGCGACGGCACCACCGTGCTGATGATGGTCTTCTCGGTCATCGTGGTCACGGTGGGCGCCATTTCGGTGATGGAGCAATGGATGACGGTGGGCGGCCTGGTCGCCTCCAACATGCTGGCCCTCAAGGCGCTGCAGCCGGTGGCCGGCCTGGTGTCGAGCTGGCGCTCGCTGGCCGCGGCCAAGGAAGCGGCCAAGCGGCTCGAGACGGTGCTCGGCGAGCCGGTCGAAAAGGCACCCACCGGCATGACGCTGCCGCAGCCGCTGGGCCGCGTCACGCTGAAGGACGTGAGCTTCAGCTTCACGGAAGACGCGCACCGGCCGGTGCTCGAGAACGTCGACCTCGACATCGGGCCGGGCGGGCTGCACGTGATCGTCGGGCGCAACGGCGCCGGCAAGTCGACGCTGGTCAAGCTGCTCTCGGGCCTGTACACGCCCACGCGCGGCGTCATCAGCATCGGCGAGTACGACCTTTCGCAATTCGGCCGGGAAGAGCTCTCGCGCTGGATCAGCTACCTGTCGCAGGAGGTGTACTGGTTCGGCGGCCCGCTGATCGACACCATGCGCCGCACGGCCCCGGGCCAGAGCGACGAGCAGGTGGTGGCGGCCTGCAAGCTCTCGGGCGCGCACGACTTCATCTCGCGCATGCCCGACGGCTACCGCACCGTGGTGGGCGAGGGCGGCACCGGCCTCTCGGTGGGCGAGCGGCGCAAGCTCGCGCTGGCCATGAGCTTCCTGCGCAAGCCCTCGGTGCTGGTGCTCGACGAGCCCAGCAACGACCTCGACTTCCAGAGCGAGCGCACCCTGCTTGCCACGCTGCTCGCGGTGGCCAAGGTGCGCACCGTGGTGGTGGTCACGCATTCGCTTCGCATCGTGTCGGCGGCCAGCGTGGTCTACCACGTGACCGGGCAGGGCAACGTCGAACAGGGCACGGCCGCCGTCATGGTGCCGAAGCTCTTCGGCGTGAAGAAGGCGCTGGTGGCGCTCCCCGATTCCACCGCGGGCGAGGACGATGCCGAGGCGCATCCGCAGCAAGGCGCCGCCGCCAACCGTTCCATGGCCTGA
- a CDS encoding LysR substrate-binding domain-containing protein: protein MKTPADLRQDFVRNVQLRHLRCLVAVAQERHLARAAERLSLSQPAVSKTLSELEAIVGARLVERGNAGRRGVQGLAPAGEQLLVHALRVLEAIDASAQAVAPASGERVERLRIGALPSVAPALLPAALARFRERWPSVQVVVKSAANPVLLDELRAGELDLVAGRMSDPRLMGGLSFELLYTEPLVFAVRPGHPLANRSTRAVSVQAVLDFPLVVYGEGTIPRHNTESFLSARGLALPPHALQTLDVAVARGLVAVSDAVWITPLGAARGELADQRLVRLRIETAGTDEPVGLLLRSDAEPSALRSAMAALLREGARQQGAPPSRKAG, encoded by the coding sequence TTGAAAACTCCCGCCGACCTTCGCCAGGACTTTGTGCGCAATGTGCAGCTGCGCCACCTGCGCTGCCTTGTCGCGGTGGCGCAGGAGCGCCATCTCGCGCGCGCCGCCGAGCGGCTGTCGCTGAGCCAGCCGGCGGTGTCCAAGACGCTGTCCGAGCTGGAGGCCATCGTCGGGGCGCGCCTGGTCGAGCGCGGCAATGCCGGGCGGCGCGGCGTGCAGGGGCTCGCGCCGGCGGGCGAACAGCTGCTGGTCCACGCGCTGCGCGTGCTCGAGGCCATCGACGCCAGCGCGCAGGCGGTGGCGCCGGCTTCCGGCGAGCGCGTCGAGCGGCTGCGCATCGGCGCGCTGCCGAGCGTGGCGCCGGCGCTGCTGCCGGCGGCGCTCGCGCGCTTTCGCGAGCGCTGGCCTTCGGTGCAGGTGGTGGTGAAGAGCGCGGCCAACCCGGTGCTGCTCGATGAGCTGCGCGCCGGCGAACTCGACCTGGTGGCGGGCCGCATGAGCGATCCGCGGCTGATGGGCGGGCTCAGCTTCGAGCTGCTCTACACCGAGCCGCTGGTGTTTGCGGTACGCCCCGGCCATCCGCTGGCGAACCGGTCGACCCGGGCGGTGTCGGTGCAGGCGGTGCTCGATTTCCCGCTGGTGGTGTATGGCGAGGGCACCATCCCGCGCCACAACACCGAAAGCTTTCTGTCGGCCCGCGGCCTCGCGCTTCCGCCGCACGCGCTGCAGACGCTCGACGTTGCGGTGGCGCGCGGCCTGGTGGCGGTGTCCGATGCGGTCTGGATCACGCCGCTGGGCGCCGCGCGCGGCGAGCTGGCCGACCAGCGGCTGGTCCGGCTGCGCATCGAAACCGCCGGCACCGACGAGCCGGTGGGCCTGCTGCTGCGCAGCGACGCCGAGCCCTCGGCGCTGCGCAGCGCCATGGCCGCGCTGCTGCGCGAAGGCGCCAGGCAGCAGGGCGCGCCGCCTTCCCGGAAGGCCGGTTAG
- the pcaH gene encoding protocatechuate 3,4-dioxygenase subunit beta, which translates to MLTKTQASPAILTPRDWKAHPSYIYPGYKSTAKRGPQKPLVPLKASLGELQQPVYGHDSIGELDHDLTRNARRNGEPLGERMILTGQVLDERRRPVANTLVEIWQANAAGRYVHKVDQHDAPLDPNFLGAGRCLTDSEGRYRFLTIKPGAYPWGNHPNAWRPQHIHMSLFGQSFASRLVTQMYFPGDPLLQYDPMVTGTPERYRNRLIADFSLDITEEGYALGYQFDVVLRGADETPFENR; encoded by the coding sequence ATGTTGACGAAAACCCAGGCCTCCCCCGCCATCCTTACCCCCCGCGACTGGAAGGCCCACCCTTCCTACATCTACCCCGGCTACAAGTCGACCGCGAAGCGCGGCCCCCAAAAGCCCCTGGTCCCGCTGAAGGCCTCGCTCGGCGAACTGCAGCAGCCGGTGTACGGCCACGACAGCATCGGCGAGCTCGACCACGACCTGACGCGCAATGCGCGCAGGAACGGCGAGCCGCTCGGCGAACGCATGATCCTCACCGGCCAGGTGCTCGACGAACGCCGCCGCCCGGTGGCCAACACGCTGGTCGAAATCTGGCAGGCCAACGCCGCCGGCCGCTACGTGCACAAGGTCGACCAGCACGATGCGCCGCTGGACCCCAACTTCCTGGGCGCGGGCCGCTGCCTCACCGACAGCGAGGGCCGCTACCGCTTCCTCACCATCAAGCCCGGCGCCTACCCCTGGGGCAACCACCCCAACGCCTGGCGCCCGCAGCACATCCACATGTCGCTGTTCGGCCAGAGCTTTGCGAGCCGCCTGGTCACGCAGATGTATTTCCCCGGCGATCCGCTGCTGCAGTACGACCCCATGGTCACCGGCACCCCCGAGCGCTACCGCAACCGGCTGATTGCCGACTTCAGCCTCGACATCACCGAGGAAGGCTACGCACTGGGCTACCAGTTCGACGTCGTGCTGCGCGGCGCCGACGAGACGCCGTTCGAAAACCGCTGA